In Pirellulales bacterium, the sequence GCGACAAAACATCGTGAACGCTTACCGTTTTAGAAACGCGCCGACGGCCCCCTTCTCGGTCTGCCCTTCCGCAAGAAGCACAAACTTCACGCCATCGCCTCCAGCGTTCGCGAGCGGAAGAGTTCTCCAAGCAGATAATCCTGCAGCCAGTGGGCCAACACTTCAGGCGATACGTTCTTGATCTGCGTCTCCGAGTTGTTTGCCTCGACGACGGTTACCGTCGGATTGAAGCGGGTCAATGCATCCAGAAACGCAGCGGAATGCGTTGTAAAAACCACCTGGGTCCGCCGCGCCGCCTCGGCGGCAAACTCGGCAATAAAAGTCATCATCCGTGGGTGCAGGCCGGTTTCCGGTTCGTCGATGGCGATCAACGGCGGCGGATTTGGATTGGCTAGAATCGCCAGCAGATACAGATATCGCAGCGTGCCGTCCGACAAATCCGACGCGGGAACAGGATTGTCCAAACTCTTCCAACGGACCTTGAATTGAATCCGCTGATCGGCCGCGTTCGGGGAAAAAACCAGCTTCACGAACTCGTCGCCGAACGCCGCGAACATGGCATCGTTGATATCGCTTTCAAATGTCGAGTTGTCCGAGTAAAGCGTGTGTAGGACGGAAACGAGATTTGAACCGTCTGCGCTCACGATCGGCTCCCTACGCGATATTTCTGCTCGGCGAACCGCTGCGCGTGAGTCGGTTCGAAATTCTTGGTAGGTCGCCAATCTTGAAAAAAATCGTTCGAGTTCGCGTAAGTCCTGCAAACCTGTCATCGGGTGAACGGCCGCGGAAAGAAGAGTCTCCTCCCGATCAAGCTCGCTTAACGCAAGAGCGCGTACCTCCCGCCCTGTTCCATCCTTCAAAGATGCA encodes:
- a CDS encoding AAA family ATPase, which encodes MKLLKLHIENFRSLRNVAWEPGDLNVLIGPNAGGKSNLIRAIQLLSSAASGNPGDNIVRQGGLASLAWGGTERFIGFNVTTVGKATPSGEEEVRYTYTFGITREDYPSNYFVAPEFLERTTGGLGIQLIERYPGSASLKDGTGREVRALALSELDREETLLSAAVHPMTGLQDLRELERFFSRLATYQEFRTDSRAAVRRAEISRREPIVSADGSNLVSVLHTLYSDNSTFESDINDAMFAAFGDEFVKLVFSPNAADQRIQFKVRWKSLDNPVPASDLSDGTLRYLYLLAILANPNPPPLIAIDEPETGLHPRMMTFIAEFAAEAARRTQVVFTTHSAAFLDALTRFNPTVTVVEANNSETQIKNVSPEVLAHWLQDYLLGELFRSRTLEAMA